A window from Cryptomeria japonica chromosome 1, Sugi_1.0, whole genome shotgun sequence encodes these proteins:
- the LOC131073765 gene encoding uncharacterized protein LOC131073765: protein MAKLFGQSVSILIDTRATEYFIDPKVVSRISVRPSYISNAWMVQYGNRAEQRVDTCLFCSELELSSFQTQVNLYVAPLGSYDVILGINWITEHKAIVNYEDKVINCIDDCGNSVEILGSQKPLELRHISAMKLKKAQRKGCSIIVVMVNDLDNVEKIPKDYPILAEFLDVFLEDLTKLPPKREFNFFYRTYTRNGAAI from the coding sequence ATGGCTAAGCTTTTTGGGCAatcagtttctattttaatagatacaaGAGCTACTGAATACTTTATTGATCCTAaagtagtttctagaatatctGTTAGACCTAGTTATATTTCAAATGCATGGATGGTCCAATATGGAAATCGAGCAGAACagagggtagatacttgtctattttgtAGTGAACTAGAACTTTCCAGTTTCCAAACCCAGGTTAACCTTTATGTGGCAccattaggatcatatgatgtgatcttaggtatcaacTGGATAACTGAGCATAAAGCCATAGTAAACTACGAGGATAAGGTCATCAATTGTATTGATGATTGTGGGAATTCAGTTGAAATTCTTGggtctcaaaagcctcttgaattgAGACACATTTCAGCAATGAaactcaagaaggcccaaagaaaaggatgttccatAATTGTTGTCATGGTAAATGATTTGGATAATGTTGAGAAAATTCCTAAGGATTATCCTATCCTTGCAGAGTTCCTGGATGTTTTTCTAGAAGACcttaccaagttaccacctaagagagagtttaATTTTTTCTATAGAACTTATACCAGGAATGGAGCcgcaatctaa